One window from the genome of Clupea harengus chromosome 19, Ch_v2.0.2, whole genome shotgun sequence encodes:
- the lin28ab gene encoding protein lin-28 homolog A isoform X1, translating to MSNHGDTEEHPRGCAKTEEGEASSSEEDSSSFHGNGVCKWFNVRMGFGFLSMTNRDGVPLETPVDVFVHQSKLQMEGFRSLREGEAVEFTFKKSSKGLESLEVTGPKGAPCVGSEKRPKGALKRRSKGDKCYNCGGPNHHAKECQLPPQPKKCHFCQSIAHMVASCPVKAQQSSPGSQGRSSSATGGEEEEATDPAPASLPPESSD from the exons ATGTCGAACCACGGTGATACCGAAGAACATCCAC GGGGCTGCGCAAAGACCGAAGAGGGGGAGGCATCGAGCTCCGAGGAGGATTCAAGCTCCTTCCACGGTAACGGAGTGTGTAAATGGTTCAACGTACGGATGGGGTTCGGCTTCCTGTCCATGACCAACCGGGACGGTGTCCCACTCGAAACCCCCGTCGATGTGTTTGTTCATCAG AGCAAGCTGCAGATGGAGGGCTTCCGCAGcctaagagagggagaggccgtGGAGTTCACCTTCAAGAAGTCCTCCAAGGGCCTGGAGTCACTGGAGGTTACTGGCCCCAAGGGAGCACCCTGTGTGGGCAGCGAGAAGAGACCCAAGGGTGCCCTGAAGCGCCGCTCAAAGGGAGACAA ATGCTACAACTGTGGAGGCCCTAACCACCATGCCAAAGAATGCCAGCTGCCCCCTCAGCCCAAGAAGTGCCATTTCTGCCAGAGCATAGCCCATATGGTGGCCAGCTGTCCGGTCAAAGCACAGCAGTCCTCACCTGGATCTCAGGGAAGGTCGTCCTCAGCAACAggcggagaggaagaggaggcgacCGACCCCGCTCCTGCTTCACTTCCCCCTGAGAGCTCAGACTGA
- the lin28ab gene encoding protein lin-28 homolog A isoform X4, with the protein MGFGFLSMTNRDGVPLETPVDVFVHQSKLQMEGFRSLREGEAVEFTFKKSSKGLESLEVTGPKGAPCVGSEKRPKGALKRRSKGDKCYNCGGPNHHAKECQLPPQPKKCHFCQSIAHMVASCPVKAQQSSPGSQGRSSSATGGEEEEATDPAPASLPPESSD; encoded by the exons ATGGGGTTCGGCTTCCTGTCCATGACCAACCGGGACGGTGTCCCACTCGAAACCCCCGTCGATGTGTTTGTTCATCAG AGCAAGCTGCAGATGGAGGGCTTCCGCAGcctaagagagggagaggccgtGGAGTTCACCTTCAAGAAGTCCTCCAAGGGCCTGGAGTCACTGGAGGTTACTGGCCCCAAGGGAGCACCCTGTGTGGGCAGCGAGAAGAGACCCAAGGGTGCCCTGAAGCGCCGCTCAAAGGGAGACAA ATGCTACAACTGTGGAGGCCCTAACCACCATGCCAAAGAATGCCAGCTGCCCCCTCAGCCCAAGAAGTGCCATTTCTGCCAGAGCATAGCCCATATGGTGGCCAGCTGTCCGGTCAAAGCACAGCAGTCCTCACCTGGATCTCAGGGAAGGTCGTCCTCAGCAACAggcggagaggaagaggaggcgacCGACCCCGCTCCTGCTTCACTTCCCCCTGAGAGCTCAGACTGA
- the lin28ab gene encoding protein lin-28 homolog A isoform X3: MAEGGCAKTEEGEASSSEEDSSSFHGNGVCKWFNVRMGFGFLSMTNRDGVPLETPVDVFVHQSKLQMEGFRSLREGEAVEFTFKKSSKGLESLEVTGPKGAPCVGSEKRPKGALKRRSKGDKCYNCGGPNHHAKECQLPPQPKKCHFCQSIAHMVASCPVKAQQSSPGSQGRSSSATGGEEEEATDPAPASLPPESSD, from the exons ATGGCGGAAG GGGGCTGCGCAAAGACCGAAGAGGGGGAGGCATCGAGCTCCGAGGAGGATTCAAGCTCCTTCCACGGTAACGGAGTGTGTAAATGGTTCAACGTACGGATGGGGTTCGGCTTCCTGTCCATGACCAACCGGGACGGTGTCCCACTCGAAACCCCCGTCGATGTGTTTGTTCATCAG AGCAAGCTGCAGATGGAGGGCTTCCGCAGcctaagagagggagaggccgtGGAGTTCACCTTCAAGAAGTCCTCCAAGGGCCTGGAGTCACTGGAGGTTACTGGCCCCAAGGGAGCACCCTGTGTGGGCAGCGAGAAGAGACCCAAGGGTGCCCTGAAGCGCCGCTCAAAGGGAGACAA ATGCTACAACTGTGGAGGCCCTAACCACCATGCCAAAGAATGCCAGCTGCCCCCTCAGCCCAAGAAGTGCCATTTCTGCCAGAGCATAGCCCATATGGTGGCCAGCTGTCCGGTCAAAGCACAGCAGTCCTCACCTGGATCTCAGGGAAGGTCGTCCTCAGCAACAggcggagaggaagaggaggcgacCGACCCCGCTCCTGCTTCACTTCCCCCTGAGAGCTCAGACTGA
- the lin28ab gene encoding protein lin-28 homolog A isoform X2: MDSVCHQHYTGGCAKTEEGEASSSEEDSSSFHGNGVCKWFNVRMGFGFLSMTNRDGVPLETPVDVFVHQSKLQMEGFRSLREGEAVEFTFKKSSKGLESLEVTGPKGAPCVGSEKRPKGALKRRSKGDKCYNCGGPNHHAKECQLPPQPKKCHFCQSIAHMVASCPVKAQQSSPGSQGRSSSATGGEEEEATDPAPASLPPESSD; encoded by the exons ATGGACTCAGTTTGTCATCAGCATTACACAG GGGGCTGCGCAAAGACCGAAGAGGGGGAGGCATCGAGCTCCGAGGAGGATTCAAGCTCCTTCCACGGTAACGGAGTGTGTAAATGGTTCAACGTACGGATGGGGTTCGGCTTCCTGTCCATGACCAACCGGGACGGTGTCCCACTCGAAACCCCCGTCGATGTGTTTGTTCATCAG AGCAAGCTGCAGATGGAGGGCTTCCGCAGcctaagagagggagaggccgtGGAGTTCACCTTCAAGAAGTCCTCCAAGGGCCTGGAGTCACTGGAGGTTACTGGCCCCAAGGGAGCACCCTGTGTGGGCAGCGAGAAGAGACCCAAGGGTGCCCTGAAGCGCCGCTCAAAGGGAGACAA ATGCTACAACTGTGGAGGCCCTAACCACCATGCCAAAGAATGCCAGCTGCCCCCTCAGCCCAAGAAGTGCCATTTCTGCCAGAGCATAGCCCATATGGTGGCCAGCTGTCCGGTCAAAGCACAGCAGTCCTCACCTGGATCTCAGGGAAGGTCGTCCTCAGCAACAggcggagaggaagaggaggcgacCGACCCCGCTCCTGCTTCACTTCCCCCTGAGAGCTCAGACTGA